A genomic region of Magnolia sinica isolate HGM2019 chromosome 6, MsV1, whole genome shotgun sequence contains the following coding sequences:
- the LOC131248595 gene encoding aldehyde oxidase GLOX1-like, translated as MKSSILFSLFLVVSFFSRSYSSESSNKGVWKVVKKNLGISAMHMALLPNDMIIAFDRTDFGPSNITLPHGKCRHDSHDQALTTDCYAHSIEFDPNNRNVRPLTVQTDTWCSSGALAPDGTLIQSGGFNDGDRSIRTFSPCKDCDWFEIQNGLTVRRWYASNQILPSGKIIVVGGRDQFNYEFIPKTSKSDQSVFKLPFLRETRGLSAENNLYPFLHLSPDGNLFIFANDRAILLDYINHKVVREFEPIPGGYSRNYPSAGSSVLLPVLLSDKNVKAEVLICGGALPDSNYNANRGIFMPASNTCGRLKITDVSPKWEMEEMPMRRVMSDMIILPTGDVLIINGAEKGTSGWGVARDPVLTPVLYRTELSENVARGFETLNPSKIPRLYHSTAHLLPDGRVLVGGSNPNSGYSFTNVLYPTELSLETFSPPYLSPTIRRPKITFVKPGTNLTYKQRFSIEFESKKGDTNGIYVTMVAPSFTTHSNSMNQRLLVLAVDRIHQDSRSYAIDGLAPATPNLAPPGHYLLFVVHDGVPSRGKWVHIK; from the coding sequence ATGAAATCATctattcttttttctctctttcttgtaGTCTCATTCTTCAGCCGTTCATATAGTAGTGAAAGTAGTAACAAAGGAGTATGGAAGGTCGTGAAGAAAAATCTCGGCATTTCAGCCATGCACATGGCCCTCTTACCCAACGACATGATCATAGCCTTTGATCGAACCGATTTCGGCCCATCCAACATCACATTGCCTCATGGTAAATGCCGCCACGATTCACACGATCAAGCGCTCACCACCGATTGCTACGCCCATTCAATCGAATTCGATCCCAACAACCGCAACGTACGTCCACTCACCGTCCAAACCGACACATGGTGCTCGTCAGGTGCGTTGGCTCCTGATGGCACGTTGATCCAGAGcggaggtttcaacgatggagatcGTTCGATAAGGACCTTCTCCCCCTGCAAGGATTGTGATTGGTTCGAAATTCAGAATGGCCTAACTGTAAGGAGATGGTACGCATCGAATCAGATTCTTCCAAGTGGCAAGATCATAGTCGTCGGCGGTCGGGACCAGTTCAATTACGAATTTATCCCCAAGACTTCGAAATCAGATCAGTCAGTTTTTAAGCTTCCATTTCTGAGAGAAACGAGAGGATTGTCGGCGGAGAACAATCTCTACCCGTTTCTTCATCTATCACCAGACGGAAATCTCTTCATTTTCGCAAACGACCGTGCGATCTTGCTCGACTACATAAACCACAAAGTAGTTAGAGAATTCGAACCAATTCCCGGCGGATACTCTAGAAACTACCCCAGCGCAGGCTCTTCAGTTCTCCTTCCAGTTCTGCTCAGTGATAAGAATGTGAAAGCTGAGGTTTTAATCTGTGGCGGCGCGCTACCGGATTCAAATTACAATGCAAATAGAGGGATATTCATGCCAGCTTCCAACACATGTGGCCGGTTGAAGATTACCGACGTGTCGCCCAAATGGGAAATGGAGGAAATGCCGATGAGACGAGTGATGAGCGATATGATAATTCTACCGACCGGAGATGTACTTATAATCAACGGTGCAGAGAAAGGGACCTCTGGGTGGGGTGTGGCGAGAGATCCTGTACTCACACCAGTCCTTTACCGGACTGAACTATCTGAGAATGTGGCTCGTGGGTTCGAGACCTTGAACCCGTCGAAAATTCCAAGGCTTTATCACTCTACCGCGCATTTGCTTCCTGACGGTCGGGTTTTAGTTGGAGGGAGTAATCCTAATAGTGGCTACAGCTTCACCAACGTGCTTTACCCGACTGAATTGAGCCTAGAAACCTTCTCTCCACCTTATTTGAGTCCGACGATTCGCCGCCCGAAAATCACATTTGTGAAACCTGGGACAAATCTCACTTATAAGCAGAGATTTTCGATTGAATTTGAGTCGAAGAAGGGTGACACCAATGGAATTTATGTGACGATGGTTGCACCGTCATTTACGACGCATTCTAACTCCATGAACCAAAGGTTGTTGGTCTTGGCTGTCGATCGTATCCATCAGGATTCTAGATCATACGCCATCGACGGGTTAGCTCCGGCGACACCGAACTTGGCACCGCCGGGCCATTACTTACTGTTTGTGGTGCATGATGGGGTCCCAAGTAGGGGTAAGTGGGTTCACATAAAGTAG